One stretch of Poecilia reticulata strain Guanapo linkage group LG21, Guppy_female_1.0+MT, whole genome shotgun sequence DNA includes these proteins:
- the nhsl1b gene encoding NHS-like protein 1 isoform X13 — MRGEEGERKVRRSECANTNINRRTAINEIRHPLSVHSLLRLCTSQYAVKGRGGELRPQSMFIPGQYSTLGRVGSVNSTLRHSETRDSSCQTEEVKIVPPSMRRIRAQRGQGIAAQMAGISASSSTGSISISSSDSSGVVMMPHLFNGDFSRFHSLPRQGARVSLSADPIYSSTPKRPEDQPQRQIGKLQVDDTVVHMRNTPRMNSLPRPKSQEVRGTHPGEWGGSTACVVSPHAAYSTSYIPNATLSSSTEVISLKTSSQSVAAYPMSRALSQASSTNSDHLMSSPTAFSHSPALATSTPTHTPQDICLTPARPASESGHSDSSIHSRSTLAPTPPSCLPEENWIYDTPENVMTPHRTLTSSCSTPINQLYSSLEHSSRTTTDSSSLYSQDNDGYYTSMHLDSGLRSRSHGSGQGATAGRASRHSMYECREIVGEEDSGSLYSDRSLSRSISLRKSRKPPPPPTRTDSLRRKPAAKKPLGGVAAISGANMPNGSMLSETLIASLQQSLQMGLREGKGKGASPSSPSHSPSSDYDDPWVMRSRSQSSISAGSSAASLAASANGVGIPSVYSLCHVTPTPSDTSSLRSDYAESWGYYSDYPRSQVDQRVQTPPGHAADRVTAGGHPGKFQKAGQTQGAPSQEVEVSAKSKPSNSSPDRVHRLTSPSSGYSSQSNTPTAGTPVPAFVRSMSPLGGKPRPKVPERKSSLLSSVSVSSSSTSLSSNTSDSLKCSGPPPPPPPLLFSSSAPTTPLNAPPPFPPPPSSTPPPPQDTSFPAHSTSPEFPPPPSPDMLIHTSSSFNGSLSPPPPPPLPAIGPPPPPPLPAFASVYTSPPKTAKDPPKADLSNSPSKSPKPLITPFALQSVQLRSVRRPENELNSKPDNIETCLETILGLKHQDQELSYSQGHPTVLTSLTGSPEQDLLKTPPSPVSQLLEELSLDCSFTDETPDGAPVNGETEEQSYRMLNGEENKERSSPIKQKPPAVAKKPKVSLILPFSTGEHVQPQLRDATPLTQADDQVDAPPKQIEEEVIEESEEQEEEDTQESFELSGRGETSPDQDDSCCTSEDTSVDHELANGEAFDDEEEEEEDGLSSTTGSISSKDDDIGEVFEPSTAESSPAPSANGASEKNMVTPTPSATRPRTTEDLFAVIHRSKRKVLGRRESEEEKSRTGSQPQSPPSTPTSLSPGSSLPRHAGSIQRNLRKTSTSSDSFKALLLKKGSRSETSFRMSAAEMLRSTDPRFQRTRSDGALDPALGSPTSPMTPNSPSGSPSRGKRASEVEWSRYEGPSSPTSSPYSMGISKYGRSRTPPSAASSKYNARNRILSSPMTVICEREGELAESENGETAEDLSNPAVWTLPVLTDSNGT; from the exons ATGCGTGGTGAGGAAGGAGAAAGGAAAGTACGCAGGAGTGAGTGCGCgaacacaaacatcaacagGAGAACCGCCATAAATGAAATTAGACATCCTCTCTCTGTACATTCACTCCTCAGACTGTGCACAAGCCAGTATG CAGTTAAAGGGCGAGGCGGAGAACTTCGGCCACAGTCCATGTTCATCCCAGGACAGTACTCCACTCTGGGCCGAGTGGGGAGCGTCAACTCAACTCTCCGACATTCAGAGACCAGAGACTCGAGCTGCCAGACGGAGGAAGTGAAGATCGTCCCCCCGTCTATGAGGAGAATCCGGGCGCAGAGAGGACAGGGGATTGCCGCTCAGATGGCCGGCATATCTGCTTCCTCTTCCACGGGAAGCATCTCCATCTCCAGCAGCGACAGCTCGGGGGTCGTAATGATGCCCCATCTGTTTAACGGCGACTTCTCCCGTTTTCACAGCCTTCCTCGACAAGGTGCCAGAGTGTCCCTCAGTGCTGATCCCATCTATAGCAGCACGCCCAAAAGACCAGAGGACCAGCCTCAGAGGCAGATTGGGAAGCTTCAGGTTGACGACACGGTGGTACACATGAGGAATACTCCGAGGATGAACTCTTTACCCAGGCCCAAGTCTCAAGAAGTGAGGGGGACGCACCCTGGTGAGTGGGGTGGCAGCACAGCTTGCGTCGTCTCCCCTCATGCTGCTTATTCCACTTCCTACATCCCCAATGCCACGCTGTCTAGCTCGACCGAAGTGATTAGCCTCAAGACCTCCAGTCAGTCAGTTGCAGCTTACCCCATGTCTCGAGCACTCAGCCAGGCTTCCTCCACCAACTCCGACCATTTGATGTCCAGTCCAACCGCTTTCAGCCACAGCCCAGCCTTGGCCACTTccacccccacgcacacaccTCAGGACATTTGTCTCACACCTGCCAGGCCAGCTAGTGAGTCGGGTCACTCAGACAGCAGCATCCACAGCCGCAGCACCCTGGCCCCCACTCCACCGTCCTGCCTACCAGAAGAGAATTGGATCTACGACACACCTGAAAATGTGATGACTCCACACCGCACCCTGACCTCCAGCTGCTCAACCCCAATCAACCAGCTCTACAGCAGCTTGGAACACTCCTCCAGGACTACCACCGACTCAAGCTCCCTCTACTCTCAGGATAACGATGGGTACTACACCTCTATGCACCTGGATTCGGGTCTACGCTCCCGAAGTCACGGTAGCGGGCAAGGCGCCACAGCTGGGCGAGCCTCCAGACACAGCATGTATGAGTGTCGCGAGATAGTCGGTGAGGAAGACTCTGGAAGCCTCTACAGCGACCGCTCCCTCTCCCGCAGCATCTCCCTCCGCAAGTCCAGGAAGCCCCCGCCTCCTCCGACTCGCACAGACTCTCTGAGACGCAAGCCTGCAGCAAAGAAGCCCCTAGGAGGCGTTGCCGCCATTAGCGGTGCTAATATGCCGAATGGCAGTATGCTCAGTGAGACTTTGATTGCTAGCTTGCAGCAAAGCTTACAGATGGGACTGAGAGAAGGAAAGGGAAAGGGTGCTTCGCCCTCCTCACCATCGCACAGTCCAAGCAGTGACTATGATGACCCTTGGGTGATGCGGTCACGCAGTCAGAGCAGCATCAGTGCAGGTAGCTCTGCAGCCTCGCTTGCAGCCAGTGCCAACGGTGTTGGCATACCAAGCGTGTACTCTCTCTGCCACGTCACGCCCACCCCCAGTGACACCAGCAGCTTGCGTTCTGACTATGCCGAGTCCTGGGGATACTACTCAGACTACCCGCGTAGCCAAGTTGACCAGAGGGTCCAGACACCTCCTGGCCACGCTGCAGATAGGGTCACAGCTGGGGGTCATCCAGGAAAGTTTCAGAAAGCAGGTCAGACCCAGGGGGCTCCATCTCAGGAAGTAGAGGTGTCTGCAAAAAGCAAACCCTCCAACTCCTCACCGGACCGGGTGCACAGACTCACCTCCCCATCCAGCGGCTATTCCAGTCAGTCCAACACCCCCACAGCTGGAACGCCGGTACCCGCATTCGTCAGGTCCATGTCTCCGTTGGGCGGAAAACCTAGACCGAAAGTCCCGGAGAGAAAGTCGTCTCTCCTCTCCTCGGTTTCTGTCTCATCCTCCTCTACATCGCTGTCCTCCAACACCTCAGACAGTCTGAAGTGCTCTGGTCCCCCTCCACCACCTCCGCCACTGCTGTTCTCCTCCTCAGCTCCCACCACCCCTCTCAATGCACCTCCACCCTTCCCTCCCCCTCCAAGTTCTACTCCTCCACCTCCGCAGGATACTTCTTTCCCTGCTCACTCCACTTCCCCAGAGTTCCCTCCTCCACCGTCCCCAGACATGCTAATCCATACCAGCTCATCTTTCAATGGGAGCCTCAGTCCACCCCCTCCCCCGCCTCTCCCTGCCATAGggccccctccacctcctccacttcctgcttttgcttCAGTGTATACCTCTCCTCCTAAGACAGCAAAAGATCCTCCTAAGGCAGATCTTTCCAATAGCCCCTCAAAGTCGCCCAAACCCTTGATCACCCCGTTTGCGCTGCAGAGTGTTCAGCTTCGCTCAGTTAGACGGCCAGAGAATGAACTCAACAGTAAACCAGACAACATCGAAACATGTCTGGAAACCATTTTGGGTCTGAAACATCAGGACCAGGAGTTGTCTTACTCTCAAGGTCATCCCACTGTACTGACCTCGTTGACTGGCTCACCAGAACAGGATTTGCTCAAGACCCCGCCGTCACCTGTGTCGCAGCTTCTGGAAGAGCTGTCACTGGACTGCAGTTTCACAGATGAAACACCAGATGGCGCTCCCGTCAACGGGGAAACCGAAGAGCAGAGTTACCGTATGCTAAACGGTGAGGAAAACAAGGAACGTAGCTCCCCCATCAAACAAAAGCCCCCAGCCGTCGCCAAGAAACCCAAAGTTTCTCTGATATTACCGTTTAGCACAGGCGAACATGTCCAGCCGCAGCTTCGGGATGCAACTCCTCTAACCCAAGCAGATGACCAAGTGGATGCACCACCCAAGCAGATAGAGGAGGAGGTGATAGAGGAGAGTGAggaacaggaagaggaggataCTCAAGAAAGCTTTGAGCTGTCAGGGAGAGGTGAGACATCACCAGACCAGGATGACTCCTGCTGTACAAGTGAAGACACAAGTGTCGATCATGAACTTGCAAATGGAGAGGCTTTTGACgacgaagaagaggaggaggaagacggaCTGAGTAGCACCACTGGGTCCATCAGCTCCAAGGATGATGATATAG GTGAGGTTTTTGAACCCAGCACGGCTGAATCGTCTCCGGCCCCGTCAGCGAACGGGGCGTCCGAGAAGAACATGGTGACCCCTACTCCATCCGCTACCCGACCCAGAACCACAGAGGACCTCTTTGCTGTGATTCACAG GTCCAAGCGGAAGGTTCTGGGACGTAGGGagtctgaagaagaaaaatcccGAACTGGTAGTCAGCCCCAGTCTCCACCGTCGACCCCCACCAGCCTGTCTCCGGGGTCATCGCTGCCCCGCCACGCGGGCTCGATCCAGCGCAACCTCCGCAAGACCTCCACCAGCAGCGACTCCTTCAAGGCCCTCCTCCTCAAGAAGGGAAGCCGCTCCGAGACCAGTTTCAGGATGTCTGCCGCCGAGATGCTTCGCTCCACTGACCCTCGCTTCCAGCGAACACGCTCGGATGGCGCGTTGGACCCCGCTCTGGGTTCGCCCACTTCGCCGATGACCCCCAACAGCCCCTCCGGCTCTCCCAGCCGAGGCAAGAGGGCATCCGAAGTGGAGTGGAGCCGCTACGAGGGTCCGTCGTCGCCGACGTCCTCGCCCTACTCGATGGGCATCTCAAAGTACGGACGCTCTCGCACGCCGCCGTCTGCCGCCAGCAGTAAATACAACGCCCGGAACAGAATCCTCAGCAGCCCCATGACCGTGATCTGCGAGCGCGAAGGAGAGCTGGCTGAGAGCGAGAACGGAGAAACTGCCGAAGATCTGTCCAACCCAGCGGTCTGGACTCTCCCCGTGCTCACAGACTCCAATGGCACTTGA
- the hebp2 gene encoding heme-binding protein 2 produces MLKALGQAFFSTGLQSPKFTAEEPKGQDYEIRTYHPTRWMSTTVSGMQGDECTSTGFRRLFRYIQGNNKTKTKVEMTAPVTCRVDPGAGPACESQFTVSFYIPDELQENPPEPTDADVFLEDRKEFTAYVRTYGGFSNENMKQEELLKLLESLKRDGVEFVDKPYYTAGYDSPFKLTNRRNEVWILKKAEQQ; encoded by the exons ATGCTGAAAGCTCTGGGACAAGCTTTTTTCTCCACCGGACTGCAGAGTCCTAAATTCACAGCAGAGGAGCCGAAG GGTCAGGACTATGAGATCCGCACCTACCATCCCACTAGGTGGATGAGCACCACTGTGAGTGGGATGCAGGGCGACGAATGTACGAGCACCGGCTTCCGCAGGCTCTTCCGCTACATTCAgggcaacaacaaaacaa AGACCAAGGTGGAGATGACGGCACCGGTCACGTGCCGCGTGGACCCTGGAGCCGGCCCCGCCTGCGAATCTCAGTTTACCGTGTCCTTCTACATCCCAGATGAGCTTCAGGAAAACCCACCTGAGCCCACCGACGCCGACGTGTTCTTGGAGGACCGGAAAGAGTTCACTGCATACGTCAG GACTTATGGTGGTTTTTCCAATGAGAACATGAAGCAGGAAGAGCTGCTGAAGCTTTTGGAGAGCCTGAAGAGGGACGGCGTCGAATTTGTCGACAAGCCGTACTACACGGCCGGATATGACAGCCCCTTCAAACTGACCAACCGCAGGAACGAGGTGTGGATCCTCaagaaagcagagcagcagtAA
- the cmtr1 gene encoding cap-specific mRNA (nucleoside-2'-O-)-methyltransferase 1, translating to MKRRADATYSPLQGTKRRLEESSSDEESLSRQDSSQNDSLSDQEDHRPSFSMPSISASSFDAQDNDDSAQTSSKFSMYNSVSQKLMAKMGFREGEGLGKFSQGRKEIVEASTQRGRRGLGLTLQGFQGELNVDWQDEPEPSATEKVDWFPECTTETPDADELRDWLILGPRKLKIEDETEFCTEDLLHTLLRCKTVFDDLEGEEMRRARTRSNPYETIRGGIFLNRAAMKMANIDHCFDYMFTNPKDSQGKSLVKDREGELLYFGDVCAGPGGFSEYILWRKRWHAKGFGMTLRGPCDFKLEDFYAAPSELFEPYYGEGGVDGDGDITLPENVTAFRNFVMENTDRRGLHFLMADGGFSVEGQENIQEILTKQLLLCQFLTALSTLRTGGHFVCKTFDLFTPFSVGLVYLLYLCFDRISLFKPVTSRPANSERYIVCRGLKPGSDAVREYMFRVNLKLNQLRNRDTDVTEVVPLSIIKDDTDFFQFMVNSNESLCVVQIKALAKIHAYVIDSTLSEPRQADIRKECLKLWGVPDKARVAPSSSDPKNKFYELTKNSDVDAFQSKITPLDSKTLSKLRQIFDYRCIVGGGEQIFLLAMGKSQIYTWDGKMPLRWKKIENFKLELPRETLLSVEIVQELKGEGKAQRRISAVHVMDALILNGTDVRDQHFNQRIQMAEKFVKAVAKPSRTDMNPIRVKEVYRLEEMEKIFVRLEMKMTKSSGGVPRLSYTGRDDRHFLPTGLYIIKTVNEPWTMAYSKNSNKKFFFNKLTKESTYDMPPNAAAPFRVCHSERLFWAWVEGVIVHDSQTRTDPEKLSKDEFLTFIHQHHQY from the exons ATGAAAAGAAGAGCAGATGCAACATATTCACCTCTGCAGGGGACGAAAAGGCGGCTTGAAGAAAGCAGCTCAGATGAAGAGTCATTATCTAGACAAG ACTCGAGCCAAAATGACTCCCTCAGTGACCAGGAGGATCACAGGCCGAGCTTCTCCATGCCGTCCATATCGGCATCCTCCTTTGATGCCCAAGACAATGACGACTCCGCTCAGACCTCCTCGAAGTTCTCCATGTACAACAGCGTGTCGCAGAAGCTCATg GCAAAAATGGGCTTTAGAGAAGGAGAAGGTCTGGGTAAGTTCAGCCAGGGGCGCAAAGAGATCGTGGAGGCTTCCACCCAGCGTGGAAGGAGGGGCTTGGGGCTCACGCTGCAGGGTTTCCAGGGAGAACTCAATGTTGACTGGCAGGATGAACCAGAG CCCAGTGCAACAGAGAAAGTCGACTGGTTTCCAGAATGCACCACAGAGACCCCAGATGCAGATGAGCTGAGGGACTGGTTGATTCTGGGACCG AGAAAATTAAAGATTGAGGATGAAACAGAGTTTTGTACAGAAGATCTTCTTCACACGCTTCTACGGTGCAAG ACGGTGTTTGATGATCTGGAGGGCGAGGAGATGAGGAGAGCCCGAACACGCTCGAACCCTTATGAGACGATCAGAGGAGGAATCTTTCTCAACAG AGCAGCCATGAAAATGGCCAACATCGATCACTGCTTTGACTACATGTTCACCAATCCAAAGGATTCGCAAGGG AAGTCCCTGGTGAAGGACCGCGAGGGCGAGCTTCTGTACTTTGGCGACGTCTGTGCCGGGCCTGGCGGCTTTTCAGAGTACATCCTGTGGAGGAAACGTTGGCACGCTAAAGGCTTCGGGATGACGCTGAGAGGGCCGTGCGATTTCAAACTGGAGGATTTCTACGCCGCGCCCAGCGAGTTGTTTGAGCCTTACTACG GTGAGGGTGGAGTGGACGGGGACGGCGACATTACTCTGCCTGAAAACGTGACCGCGTTTCGTAACTTTGTCATGGAGAACACAGACAGAAGAGGGCTGCATTTCCTCATGGCAGACGGG GGTTTCTCTGTGGAGGGCCAGGAGAACATCCAGGAGATTCTCaccaagcagctgctgctctgtcaATTCCTCACTGCCCTCTCCACTCTCAGGACAG gtGGACATTTTGTATGTAAAACCTTTGACCTCTTCACTCCTTTCAGCGTGGGTTTGGTGTACCTGCTCTACCTCTGCTTCGACAGGATCTCTCTCTTCAAACCCGTCACCAGCAGGCCAGCCAACTCTGAGAG GTACATCGTGTGTCGCGGTCTGAAACCGGGTTCGGATGCGGTCAGAGAGTACATGTTCAGAGTCAACCTGAAACTGAACCAGCTCAGGAACAGGGACACCGATGTTACAGAGGTGGTTCCACTGAGCATCATAAAGGACGACACAGACTTCTTCCAGTTCATGGTCAACTCCAACGAGAG CCTCTGTGTAGTCCAGATCAAGGCCTTGGCGAAGATCCACGCTTACGTCATAGACTC GACGCTCTCGGAGCCGAGGCAAGCTGACATCAGGAAGGAGTGCTTAAAGCTTTGGGGG GTACCAGACAAAGCCAGAGTCGCTCCTTCTTCCTCCGacccaaaaaacaaattctATGAGCTGACAAAG AACTCAGATGTTGATGCGTTCCAGAGTAAGATAACTCCTCTGGACTCCAAGACGCTCAGTAAGCTGCGACAAATTTTTGACTACAGGTGCATCGTGGGAGGCGGAGAGCAGATCTTCCTGCTTGCGATGGGG AAGTCTCAGATATACACGTGGGATGGGAAAATGCCCCTGCGCTGgaagaaaattgaaaattttAAGCTGGAGCTGCCAAGGGAAACACTCCTCAGCGTGGAGATCGTTCAAGAACTGAAAGGGGAG GGTAAAGCTCAGCGCAGAATCAGTGCTGTCCATGTAATGGATGCACTGATTCTTAATGGCACTGATGTAAGAGATCAGCACTTCAACCAGCG AATACAGATGGCTGAGAAGTTCGTGAAGGCAGTGGCAAAACCCAGCAGAACGGACATGAACCCGATCAG AGTCAAGGAAGTTTACAGACTGGAGGAAATGGAGAAAATCTTtgtcag acTAGAGATGAAGATGACCAAGAGTTCAGGAGGCGTCCCTCGTCTGTCCTACACCGGCAGAGATGACAGGCACTTCCTTCCCACAGGCCTCTATATCATTAAAACTGTCAATG AGCCGTGGACTATGGCATACAGCAAAAACTCGAACAagaagtttttctttaacaagTTAACCAAGGAATCGACTTATGATATGCCACCAAATGCTGCTGCTCCTTTCCG CGTCTGTCACTCTGAGCGACTCTTCTGGGCCTGGGTGGAAGGGGTCATCGTCCACGATTCCCAGACCCGAACGGACCCAGAGAAACTGTCCAAAGATGAGTTTTTAACCTTCATCCATCAACATCACCAGTACTGA